A section of the Candidatus Thioglobus sp. genome encodes:
- the pyrH gene encoding UMP kinase — protein sequence MNKYKRILLKLSGEALASSENTVDPATLDKVVGIIKSVQNQGVEIGIVVGGGNIFRGAALAQAGMNRVTGDHMGMLATVINALAISDSCRKNDVDVLVMSGFPIGGGVCEPMDHNKAKQALSEGKVVIFSAGTGSPCFTTDTGATLRAIEIGADAVFKATKVDGVYTADPMKDPSATRYDTLSFDEAISKNLQIMDTSAFAMCREHHIEICVFSMLEDANTLSNILKGESLGTIVRN from the coding sequence ATGAACAAATACAAACGCATCTTATTAAAACTTAGCGGTGAAGCACTTGCCAGCTCTGAAAATACTGTTGATCCAGCCACTTTAGATAAAGTTGTTGGCATTATTAAATCTGTGCAGAATCAAGGCGTGGAAATTGGTATTGTTGTTGGTGGTGGTAATATTTTTCGCGGTGCGGCACTAGCCCAAGCTGGCATGAACCGTGTCACTGGTGATCATATGGGCATGCTCGCTACCGTCATAAACGCACTGGCTATTTCAGATTCTTGTCGTAAAAATGATGTTGATGTATTAGTTATGTCTGGCTTTCCAATTGGTGGTGGTGTTTGTGAGCCAATGGATCATAACAAAGCTAAGCAAGCACTGAGCGAAGGCAAAGTGGTTATTTTCTCAGCAGGTACAGGTTCTCCTTGTTTTACTACAGATACTGGTGCCACACTTAGAGCTATTGAAATTGGTGCAGATGCGGTATTTAAAGCCACCAAAGTAGACGGCGTTTATACTGCTGACCCAATGAAAGACCCTAGTGCAACGCGCTATGATACATTAAGCTTTGATGAAGCTATTTCAAAAAATCTACAGATTATGGATACCTCAGCCTTTGCCATGTGTCGTGAACATCATATTGAAATCTGTGTCTTTAGCATGCTTGAAGATGCTAACACGTTATCTAATATTCTTAAGGGTGAATCCTTAGGAACCATTGTAAGGAACTAA
- the frr gene encoding ribosome recycling factor, whose translation MLNEIQQDAQDRMTKSIASLETNFGKIRAGRAHPSLLEQVQVEYYGSMVPLSQVGNIVAEDSRTLKVSVWEKDMSAAVEKAIMTSDLGLNPQTMGQVIRIPLPPLTEERRRNLVKVVRDEAENAKIAIRNIRRDANSDFKDLLKEKEVSEDEARKAEENVQKITDASVKEVESKLADKENSLLEI comes from the coding sequence ATGTTAAATGAAATTCAACAAGATGCTCAAGATCGTATGACTAAAAGCATCGCATCACTTGAAACCAACTTTGGAAAAATTAGAGCAGGTCGTGCACACCCTTCACTGCTTGAGCAGGTTCAAGTAGAGTATTACGGATCAATGGTGCCTTTATCGCAAGTGGGCAACATTGTTGCTGAAGATTCACGCACACTTAAGGTTTCTGTTTGGGAAAAGGATATGTCAGCAGCAGTAGAAAAAGCTATCATGACTTCAGACTTAGGACTGAATCCTCAAACCATGGGTCAAGTCATTCGCATCCCCCTTCCTCCATTAACTGAAGAGCGAAGACGTAATTTAGTTAAAGTTGTTAGAGATGAAGCTGAAAATGCCAAAATTGCAATTCGTAATATTCGTCGAGACGCTAACTCTGATTTTAAAGATCTTTTAAAAGAAAAAGAAGTTTCAGAGGATGAGGCTAGAAAAGCTGAAGAAAATGTTCAAAAAATAACAGATGCCAGTGTTAAAGAAGTAGAATCAAAATTAGCTGATAAAGAAAATTCACTACTAGAGATTTAA
- the cmoB gene encoding tRNA 5-methoxyuridine(34)/uridine 5-oxyacetic acid(34) synthase CmoB: MTILSSICDQLVELSNQAFSVNNGNIPKWERAIADIQQIQPGKATFKHPYVCIDTQVDIENLTQSLKQLMPWRKGPYQIGNLALESEWRGDMKWDRIKDHIKPLAGKSVLDVGSGNGYFTYLMAMQGAEIAVGIEPFLLFNYQFQAIRTLISQPLKAYVLPLKLEQMPEGSSFDSVFSMGVLYHQKDHMLHLKQLMNVMTDDAELILETLIIDQQHGDQIIPQDRYARMRNVWCLPSTDTLHTWLQTAGFKNIKLVDVTKTTPEEQRATHWIGDNTQSIKDFLDPNDDNLTIEGLPAPKRAVFICQK, from the coding sequence ATGACAATCCTATCATCTATTTGTGATCAATTAGTTGAATTATCAAACCAAGCATTCTCAGTAAATAATGGCAATATTCCCAAATGGGAGCGGGCAATTGCCGATATTCAACAAATACAGCCTGGTAAAGCTACGTTTAAGCATCCTTATGTTTGTATTGACACTCAAGTGGATATTGAAAACCTAACCCAGTCTTTAAAACAGCTTATGCCTTGGCGAAAAGGCCCTTATCAAATTGGCAATTTAGCACTTGAGAGCGAATGGCGTGGCGATATGAAATGGGATCGAATCAAGGATCATATAAAACCACTCGCTGGTAAGTCTGTTTTGGATGTTGGCTCTGGCAATGGCTATTTCACCTATTTAATGGCCATGCAAGGTGCTGAAATTGCTGTTGGTATCGAGCCATTTTTGCTCTTTAATTATCAATTCCAAGCTATTCGTACATTGATAAGTCAGCCACTAAAAGCTTATGTTTTGCCTTTAAAACTAGAGCAAATGCCTGAAGGATCTTCATTTGACAGTGTTTTTTCTATGGGTGTTTTGTACCACCAAAAAGATCACATGCTGCATCTTAAACAACTCATGAACGTCATGACAGATGATGCTGAACTTATTTTAGAAACTTTAATTATCGACCAGCAGCATGGTGATCAAATTATTCCACAAGATCGTTATGCTCGCATGCGAAATGTTTGGTGTTTACCATCCACTGACACACTACACACTTGGCTACAGACAGCGGGTTTTAAAAATATAAAGCTTGTTGATGTCACCAAAACCACGCCAGAAGAGCAGCGAGCCACACATTGGATTGGCGACAATACACAATCTATCAAAGATTTTCTAGATCCAAATGATGACAATTTAACCATCGAAGGATTGCCTGCACCTAAGCGGGCTGTCTTCATTTGCCAAAAATAG
- a CDS encoding zinc ABC transporter substrate-binding protein yields MKFHLPFIALLFATNILAGPNIVVSIKPIHSIVSALTQGVSTPTLLLSGNQSAHHAHLKPSQISLLEQADLVVIVHPDFEEGLAKSIRNIQADKVLTVDQSEDEQGHEHEHEHEHEHEHEHTGSVNHHSWLNIEDMRSFTQALGQRLIKIDAKNKAIYLANLDALKLKLDELQDTTQQQLSNYTNQPLITYNNAFEHFIENYKLKSVGSVSRQHGENLSIYKILKAKQIIKDEKVTCLFFTTETQHKRINALTEGLKIKTADIDIIGFDIKSGADHYLKLIQGITYKAVQCLK; encoded by the coding sequence ATGAAATTTCACCTACCTTTTATCGCCCTGCTATTTGCCACTAATATCCTTGCCGGCCCAAACATTGTGGTGAGCATTAAACCCATTCATTCAATTGTAAGTGCTCTTACTCAGGGCGTTAGCACACCAACATTACTACTGAGTGGCAATCAATCAGCACACCATGCGCATCTAAAGCCGTCACAAATATCTTTACTTGAACAAGCTGATTTAGTAGTGATTGTTCATCCTGATTTTGAAGAAGGTTTAGCCAAATCTATTCGTAATATTCAAGCAGATAAAGTACTAACGGTTGATCAAAGTGAAGACGAGCAAGGTCACGAGCATGAGCATGAGCACGAGCATGAACATGAGCACGAACATACCGGCTCAGTTAATCATCATAGTTGGTTAAATATAGAAGATATGCGCAGTTTTACTCAGGCACTAGGCCAAAGACTTATAAAAATTGATGCAAAAAACAAAGCTATTTATCTTGCCAATTTAGACGCGCTTAAACTTAAGCTAGATGAGCTTCAAGATACTACTCAACAACAATTATCAAACTATACCAACCAGCCATTAATCACTTATAATAATGCATTTGAGCATTTTATTGAAAATTACAAGCTTAAGAGTGTTGGCAGTGTAAGTCGTCAACATGGTGAAAATCTAAGCATCTATAAAATCTTAAAAGCCAAACAAATCATCAAAGATGAGAAAGTTACTTGCTTGTTCTTCACTACTGAAACCCAGCATAAGCGTATTAACGCCTTAACCGAAGGTTTGAAAATTAAAACAGCAGATATTGATATTATCGGCTTTGATATTAAATCGGGTGCTGATCATTATTTAAAACTCATACAAGGTATCACTTATAAGGCTGTGCAGTGTCTCAAGTAA
- the bioC gene encoding malonyl-ACP O-methyltransferase BioC — MSQVRAAFNKASSDYEEHAFLQKEIATRLSKKLDVITTKSDVILDLGAGTGLLSQQLEKRFVNSQIICLDFAQNSLKHNPANHKICANASHLPLADNSVDIVVSSLMMQWCPDLNQLFSEIHRVLKNDGLILFSTFGPDTLKELKKSWSVVDNETHVNTFTDMHDIGDQLLQNGFQSPVMEMEHLTLTYQSVIDLLRDLKAIGAQSVNSRSKSLMGKDKFQLMIQMYESYRQDGKLPASYEVIYGHAWKRVSELGAIQLSNG; from the coding sequence GTGTCTCAAGTAAGAGCAGCTTTTAATAAAGCCTCAAGTGATTATGAAGAGCATGCATTCTTGCAAAAAGAAATAGCCACTCGACTCAGTAAAAAACTTGATGTTATTACCACCAAGTCTGATGTTATTCTTGATTTAGGTGCTGGTACAGGGCTACTGTCTCAGCAGCTTGAAAAGCGTTTTGTGAACTCGCAAATTATCTGCCTAGATTTTGCCCAAAACTCTCTTAAGCATAACCCAGCAAACCACAAAATTTGTGCTAATGCTAGTCATCTACCTTTGGCTGATAACAGTGTTGATATCGTTGTTTCAAGTTTAATGATGCAGTGGTGTCCTGATCTAAATCAGCTATTCTCAGAGATCCATAGAGTACTTAAAAATGATGGATTAATCCTATTCTCTACCTTTGGTCCAGACACCCTTAAAGAGCTAAAAAAGAGCTGGTCAGTGGTGGACAACGAAACCCATGTCAATACCTTCACTGACATGCACGACATTGGCGATCAACTCTTACAAAATGGCTTTCAATCTCCAGTGATGGAAATGGAGCATCTAACACTCACCTATCAAAGCGTTATTGATCTTCTAAGAGACTTAAAAGCCATCGGCGCACAAAGTGTTAACTCGCGCTCAAAATCACTCATGGGTAAGGATAAGTTTCAGCTAATGATCCAGATGTACGAATCTTACCGACAAGATGGCAAGCTCCCCGCTAGCTATGAAGTGATTTATGGCCATGCTTGGAAGCGAGTCTCTGAGCTTGGTGCAATTCAATTAAGCAACGGCTAA
- a CDS encoding inverse autotransporter beta domain-containing protein produces the protein MIKPLKTTVLSAGVTLALGLSFGANAQVVSQVVDSLKNKAINATESYVEEASLKGLNSIYDKVELNIEFNDGSPEFELGALKAYDEANPNAFLFNQIGINRFDSRTTLNLGLGYRMLNADQTWMGGVNAFYDQEFPNDHKRSSIGAELVSSAVQLRANKYHAITGFITDKSGTDQSALDGEDISLKLALPYMPGAFFEYTKYKWEGVEGATDAKGKKYALGGALSDNLTLNIIRTDYDSAATPDKNRIALSYNWNFGNEAKRPTLFNTADTAYQLTKLTTQKYDLVKRENRIVKQTKFSAVARGF, from the coding sequence ATGATTAAACCGTTAAAAACTACCGTACTCAGCGCTGGCGTTACACTAGCCCTAGGCTTGTCGTTTGGTGCCAATGCACAAGTCGTCAGTCAAGTAGTTGACAGCTTAAAAAACAAAGCTATTAATGCTACTGAATCTTATGTTGAAGAGGCTAGCTTAAAAGGCTTAAACAGTATCTATGATAAAGTAGAACTTAACATAGAGTTTAACGACGGCTCACCAGAGTTTGAACTTGGCGCACTTAAAGCTTATGACGAGGCTAACCCAAATGCATTTTTGTTTAATCAAATCGGTATTAATCGTTTCGATAGTCGTACCACACTTAACTTAGGCTTAGGTTATCGAATGCTCAACGCTGATCAAACTTGGATGGGTGGCGTGAATGCCTTTTATGATCAAGAATTTCCAAATGATCACAAACGCTCAAGCATTGGTGCTGAGCTAGTCAGCTCAGCAGTACAGTTGCGAGCAAACAAATATCACGCTATTACAGGCTTTATTACTGATAAAAGTGGCACCGATCAATCAGCGCTTGATGGTGAGGATATCAGCTTAAAGCTTGCTTTGCCATATATGCCAGGTGCATTCTTTGAATACACTAAGTACAAATGGGAAGGCGTTGAAGGCGCGACAGATGCTAAAGGCAAAAAATATGCTTTAGGCGGTGCGTTATCTGATAATTTAACTTTGAATATTATTCGTACGGATTATGATAGTGCAGCAACGCCAGATAAAAATAGAATTGCACTGAGCTACAACTGGAACTTCGGTAATGAAGCCAAGCGCCCAACTCTATTTAATACAGCAGATACTGCGTACCAACTAACCAAGCTAACCACACAAAAATACGACTTAGTCAAGCGTGAAAATCGTATTGTTAAGCAGACAAAATTTAGCGCTGTTGCAAGAGGATTTTAA
- a CDS encoding VF530 family protein → MGSDQENNIHHQDPLHGLTLKTIVTDLVQHFGWEELAKRIDINCFKSNPSINSSLKFLRKTPWARQKVEQLYLKQ, encoded by the coding sequence ATGGGCTCGGATCAAGAAAACAATATTCATCATCAAGACCCACTCCACGGTCTTACACTCAAAACGATCGTCACTGACTTAGTACAGCATTTTGGCTGGGAAGAGTTGGCCAAGCGTATTGACATAAACTGCTTTAAGAGTAATCCTAGTATTAATTCTAGCTTAAAGTTTCTACGAAAAACCCCCTGGGCAAGACAAAAAGTTGAGCAACTGTATTTAAAGCAGTAG
- a CDS encoding RNA-binding protein, which produces MKILIRNLPRTLLENGLKELFEAYGDVQSCTIVLDKTTGESKGFGFVEIAKVGDAKAAIQGLNGKPVNGNKIRVKKAEKTNDAK; this is translated from the coding sequence ATGAAAATATTAATAAGAAACCTTCCTCGCACACTATTAGAAAACGGACTTAAAGAATTGTTTGAAGCCTATGGTGATGTGCAATCTTGCACAATCGTATTAGACAAAACAACAGGCGAATCTAAAGGTTTTGGCTTTGTCGAGATCGCAAAAGTTGGCGATGCCAAAGCAGCTATACAAGGTCTTAATGGCAAACCTGTTAATGGCAATAAGATTAGAGTCAAAAAAGCAGAAAAAACAAACGATGCTAAGTAG
- the nuoN gene encoding NADH-quinone oxidoreductase subunit NuoN, whose translation MNNMYTFDTSTLWAALPEIFLLGAIVVVLLLDLFLTKPFKQATYYLMQISLFITGVMAFNLIDQPQTIIFSGSFILDNMASVFKVFMIGSTMVAMVYTRHYLIQHALFRGEYFVLVLLSVLGMMVMVSGYSLLTLYLGLEILSLSLYTLIAIARERAGAVEAALKYFVLGAIASGLLLYGMSMIYGISGSINITDIANFAANADLASRETLILNFGLVFLVIGIAFKLGAVPFHMWVPDVYQGAPTSVTLFLSTVPKVAAVAMLVRILVDGLGAMHAYWADLFMVLAVLSIALGSVVALMQTNIKRLLAYSTISHVGFIMLGFVTGVISGYGAAVFYVFVYILMSLAAFGIVILLNKKGFEADQISDFKGLSKHSPWFALMMLVVMLSMAGVPPFIGFYAKFFILQQVISAGFVTLAVVAVVFAVISAYYYLQIIKSMYFEESDKDITIVAPMDMQLVLSINAVLILVVGIFPDFWIKLSLSLF comes from the coding sequence ATGAATAATATGTACACATTTGACACATCAACTTTATGGGCTGCTTTGCCTGAAATATTCTTATTAGGTGCGATTGTGGTAGTGCTTTTATTAGACCTATTTTTAACCAAGCCTTTCAAGCAAGCTACCTATTATTTAATGCAAATTAGCTTATTCATCACAGGTGTAATGGCTTTTAATTTAATCGATCAACCGCAAACCATCATCTTTAGTGGCTCGTTTATTTTAGACAACATGGCTTCGGTCTTTAAAGTCTTCATGATTGGCTCAACTATGGTGGCTATGGTTTATACCCGCCATTATCTTATTCAGCATGCACTATTCAGAGGCGAGTATTTTGTCTTGGTACTTTTATCCGTATTAGGCATGATGGTAATGGTTTCGGGCTATAGCTTATTAACGCTATATCTCGGATTAGAAATTTTATCTTTATCACTTTACACCCTTATCGCCATTGCACGAGAGCGAGCAGGTGCGGTAGAAGCAGCACTAAAATATTTTGTGCTAGGCGCTATCGCATCAGGCTTGTTACTTTACGGCATGAGCATGATTTACGGTATTAGTGGTAGTATTAATATCACCGACATTGCTAATTTTGCTGCTAACGCCGACCTAGCTTCAAGAGAAACCCTTATTTTAAATTTTGGCCTGGTATTTTTAGTCATCGGTATTGCCTTTAAACTAGGTGCTGTGCCGTTTCATATGTGGGTGCCAGATGTCTATCAAGGTGCGCCAACTTCAGTAACGCTATTTTTATCCACCGTGCCAAAAGTAGCAGCGGTTGCTATGTTGGTTCGTATCTTGGTAGACGGTCTAGGTGCAATGCATGCTTATTGGGCAGATTTGTTTATGGTGCTAGCCGTGTTGTCTATCGCACTTGGCTCGGTAGTTGCACTGATGCAAACGAACATCAAACGTTTATTGGCGTATTCCACCATCTCGCACGTTGGCTTTATTATGCTAGGCTTTGTTACCGGTGTTATCAGTGGATATGGTGCGGCAGTTTTTTACGTATTTGTCTATATTTTGATGAGCTTAGCGGCATTTGGTATTGTTATTCTTCTGAACAAAAAAGGCTTTGAAGCGGATCAAATCTCAGACTTTAAAGGCCTTAGTAAGCACTCACCTTGGTTTGCATTAATGATGTTAGTGGTCATGCTATCCATGGCAGGTGTGCCACCTTTTATTGGCTTTTATGCCAAATTCTTTATACTGCAACAAGTCATCTCAGCTGGCTTTGTAACACTTGCAGTGGTGGCGGTGGTGTTTGCTGTGATTAGTGCTTATTATTATTTACAAATTATCAAATCCATGTACTTTGAAGAGTCTGATAAAGATATCACTATTGTTGCACCGATGGATATGCAGCTAGTTTTATCAATCAATGCAGTATTAATTTTAGTGGTTGGTATATTCCCAGATTTTTGGATAAAACTCTCTCTTTCATTGTTCTAA
- a CDS encoding NADH-quinone oxidoreductase subunit M, which translates to MDNSLLSLLIWLPIFGGALVIWLGNERANTARWLSVSLSIVVFIMSLSLYTEFDSSTHLMQFEEKVSWISQFDVYYHIGVDGISMPLIILTTFSSILVLIAGWEVIQTRPAHYMAAFLMMEGLIIGVFSALDGILFYAFWEASLIPMLLIIGVWGGDNRVYAAIKFFLYTFLGSVFMLVSLIYMYNKGGSFSILDMHNLSLSASEQAWIFWAFFMAFAVKVPMFPVHTWLPDAHVQAPTGGSVILAAIMLKMGGYGFFRFSLPITPDASLEFSEIVIILSLIAIVYIGFVALVQRDMKKLIAYSSISHMGFVTLGVFALFLAYTPGAAEGALLGLEGAMIQMISHGFISAAMFLVVGVLYDRLHSREISTYGGVINSMPKFTGFAVLFAMANAGLPGTSGFVGEFMVILGVMQANIWYAVLAGTTLIVGAAYTLWMVKRVFWGEVTNPAVSTLSDINAREFGILAILAVAVVAMGLYPQPVIDVMHVSIEHLLNQALTSKL; encoded by the coding sequence ATGGATAATTCATTACTTAGTTTGTTAATTTGGCTGCCAATTTTTGGCGGTGCATTGGTTATTTGGCTGGGCAACGAGCGAGCTAATACAGCACGTTGGTTGAGTGTTTCGCTCTCTATTGTGGTGTTTATTATGTCACTGAGCTTGTACACCGAGTTTGACTCAAGCACTCATCTAATGCAATTTGAAGAGAAGGTTTCTTGGATTTCTCAGTTTGATGTTTACTATCATATTGGTGTAGATGGCATTTCAATGCCATTGATTATCCTTACAACATTTTCAAGTATTTTGGTATTGATTGCAGGTTGGGAGGTTATTCAAACGCGCCCAGCACACTATATGGCTGCATTCTTGATGATGGAAGGATTAATCATTGGTGTGTTTTCTGCACTTGACGGCATTCTTTTTTACGCATTTTGGGAAGCATCACTGATTCCAATGTTGTTGATTATTGGTGTGTGGGGTGGCGACAACCGAGTTTATGCTGCGATCAAGTTCTTCTTGTATACGTTTTTGGGCTCGGTATTTATGTTGGTATCGCTCATATATATGTACAACAAAGGTGGCTCATTTTCTATCCTAGATATGCATAATCTTAGCTTAAGTGCTAGCGAGCAAGCTTGGATTTTCTGGGCATTCTTCATGGCTTTTGCCGTTAAAGTGCCGATGTTTCCTGTACACACTTGGCTACCAGATGCGCACGTTCAAGCGCCAACGGGTGGCTCAGTTATTCTAGCAGCCATCATGCTTAAAATGGGTGGTTATGGTTTCTTTCGTTTTTCATTGCCGATCACGCCAGATGCTTCTTTAGAGTTTTCAGAAATCGTAATTATTCTTTCTTTGATTGCCATTGTTTATATTGGCTTTGTGGCTTTGGTTCAGCGCGATATGAAAAAGCTTATCGCTTATTCATCAATCTCACACATGGGTTTTGTAACACTTGGTGTCTTTGCTTTATTCCTAGCCTACACGCCAGGCGCAGCAGAAGGCGCGCTGCTTGGTCTTGAGGGTGCGATGATTCAAATGATTTCTCACGGCTTTATATCTGCTGCTATGTTCTTAGTAGTGGGTGTTTTATATGACCGTCTTCATTCAAGAGAAATCTCCACCTACGGCGGTGTAATCAACTCCATGCCTAAGTTTACAGGCTTTGCGGTGTTATTTGCTATGGCCAATGCTGGCTTGCCAGGCACCTCAGGTTTTGTGGGTGAATTTATGGTGATTCTTGGCGTGATGCAAGCTAATATTTGGTACGCTGTTTTAGCCGGAACCACGCTTATCGTTGGTGCTGCATATACTTTATGGATGGTTAAGCGCGTATTTTGGGGTGAAGTAACTAACCCAGCTGTTTCAACCTTGTCAGATATTAATGCTAGAGAGTTTGGCATCTTGGCGATACTGGCTGTTGCAGTGGTTGCGATGGGTTTATACCCACAGCCCGTGATTGACGTTATGCATGTTTCCATTGAGCACTTATTAAACCAAGCCTTAACCTCTAAACTTTAA
- the nuoL gene encoding NADH-quinone oxidoreductase subunit L: MEQIYLTIALAPLVGAIFAGFFGSLLGRMATTVITISGVLISTILSFYVFNHHVLEGGEVFNQNLYTWMQIGDLNVSVGFLIDNLTAIMLVVVSFVSLMVHIYTIGYMHDDAGYTKFFSYISLFTFAMFMLVMSNNFMQLFFGWEAVGLVSYLLIGFWHHKESAVEANLKAFLVNRVGDFGFLLGIALVLMYFGSLDYVEVFASLGNVTGVTMLDGTSVITVICILLFIGAMGKSAQVPLHVWLPGSMEGPTPISALIHAATMVTAGIFMVSRMSPMFELSETALIVVMVIGAITALFMGLLGIVQNDIKKVVAYSTLSQLGYMTVALGVSAYSVAIFHLMTHAFFKALLFLAAGSVIVALHHKQDIRKMGGLRKKMPITYWTSLIGTLALIGFPGFAGFYSKDMIIEAVHFSQLPFSDWVYVAVVIGVFITAFYSLRMFFLVFHGESRMDEHTASHVKESPFSITLPLVALAIPSAVIGYLTIDPMLFNGWLDNAITVAANHTSMASLEANFHGANRMIPHALQTLPFWMMVGGIASAWVLTLYRSQWADWIQKKFHRSNYVLESLYGFDRFNDIVFVGGIKKLGNFLWKVSDSGLIDKILVNGSARFVGFIASIVRPIQTGYVYHYAFFMIVSLLIILTWVLFAGDNPLLEL; the protein is encoded by the coding sequence ATGGAGCAAATATATTTAACAATTGCTTTGGCGCCTTTGGTAGGAGCGATCTTTGCCGGATTTTTTGGCTCGTTACTTGGAAGAATGGCAACCACTGTTATAACAATTTCAGGTGTGCTAATATCCACCATTCTATCTTTTTATGTTTTCAATCATCATGTGCTAGAAGGTGGTGAGGTTTTTAACCAAAACCTTTACACCTGGATGCAAATTGGCGATCTTAATGTTAGTGTTGGATTTTTAATCGACAACTTAACTGCCATTATGCTCGTAGTGGTGTCGTTTGTATCGCTTATGGTACATATTTATACGATTGGCTATATGCATGATGATGCCGGCTACACTAAGTTTTTTAGCTATATCTCGCTATTCACTTTCGCCATGTTTATGCTGGTGATGAGTAATAATTTCATGCAACTATTCTTTGGTTGGGAGGCAGTTGGTTTGGTCTCATACCTGTTAATTGGCTTCTGGCATCATAAAGAGAGCGCTGTTGAAGCAAACTTAAAAGCTTTTTTAGTTAATCGTGTGGGTGATTTTGGCTTTTTGCTAGGTATTGCTTTGGTGCTTATGTATTTTGGCTCGCTAGATTATGTCGAAGTATTTGCAAGCCTAGGAAATGTCACTGGCGTAACCATGCTTGACGGCACCAGCGTTATCACTGTTATTTGTATTTTGCTATTCATAGGTGCCATGGGTAAATCTGCCCAAGTTCCGCTTCACGTTTGGCTACCTGGTTCGATGGAAGGTCCAACACCAATCTCAGCATTAATTCATGCGGCTACCATGGTAACCGCCGGCATCTTTATGGTGTCTCGTATGTCACCCATGTTTGAGCTTAGTGAAACAGCCCTAATAGTGGTTATGGTAATCGGTGCGATTACTGCCTTATTTATGGGCTTATTAGGTATTGTACAAAACGATATTAAAAAAGTAGTGGCTTATTCAACACTCTCACAACTTGGATACATGACTGTAGCATTGGGTGTGAGCGCATACTCAGTGGCTATTTTTCACCTAATGACTCACGCTTTTTTTAAGGCGCTACTTTTCTTAGCAGCGGGCTCTGTAATTGTAGCACTACACCACAAACAAGATATTCGTAAGATGGGTGGTTTGCGTAAAAAAATGCCAATCACTTATTGGACTTCATTAATTGGTACATTGGCACTTATTGGCTTCCCAGGCTTTGCAGGTTTTTATTCAAAAGATATGATCATCGAAGCGGTACATTTCTCTCAATTACCATTTTCTGATTGGGTTTATGTCGCCGTTGTTATTGGTGTCTTTATTACGGCCTTCTATTCGCTCAGGATGTTCTTTTTGGTCTTTCATGGTGAGTCAAGAATGGATGAACATACGGCGTCACATGTCAAAGAATCACCTTTTAGTATTACTTTACCTCTAGTGGCTTTGGCGATACCATCTGCGGTGATTGGTTATCTTACTATTGACCCAATGCTGTTTAATGGCTGGCTAGATAATGCCATCACAGTGGCTGCAAATCATACTTCAATGGCAAGTCTTGAAGCTAATTTTCATGGCGCCAATAGGATGATTCCTCATGCGTTACAAACACTACCTTTCTGGATGATGGTTGGTGGTATTGCTAGTGCTTGGGTGTTGACACTTTATAGATCGCAATGGGCAGACTGGATTCAAAAGAAATTTCATCGCAGTAACTACGTCTTAGAGTCACTTTATGGTTTTGATCGTTTTAATGATATTGTCTTTGTAGGCGGTATTAAAAAACTCGGTAACTTCTTATGGAAGGTGTCAGATTCTGGCCTAATTGACAAAATACTCGTCAATGGCAGTGCAAGATTTGTTGGGTTTATCGCCTCGATAGTGCGCCCAATACAAACAGGCTATGTTTATCATTATGCATTTTTCATGATTGTTAGTTTATTAATTATTTTAACTTGGGTACTGTTTGCAGGTGATAACCCACTACTTGAGCTTTAA
- the nuoK gene encoding NADH-quinone oxidoreductase subunit NuoK has product MVSLSDYLILSSVIFCIGLVGIFVNRTNIITLLMCVELILAAVNTNFIAFSHFLGNEAGQIFVFFILTVAAAEVAIGLAILTLLFRVRGSIDVDVTNSLKG; this is encoded by the coding sequence ATGGTCAGTTTGAGTGATTACTTAATTTTAAGTAGTGTTATTTTCTGTATTGGCTTAGTGGGTATTTTTGTTAACCGTACTAATATTATTACTTTGTTGATGTGTGTAGAGCTTATTTTGGCAGCAGTTAATACTAATTTTATTGCCTTTTCTCATTTTCTGGGTAATGAAGCGGGCCAGATATTTGTATTTTTCATCTTGACTGTTGCGGCTGCAGAAGTAGCCATTGGATTGGCCATCTTGACACTCTTATTTAGAGTGCGCGGATCGATCGATGTTGACGTCACTAACAGCTTGAAGGGGTAA